The window GAGCTCCTACCACCTGGTGATACCGGGATAGGCTTTTTACTCTCGGGAAGGCTTGGTCTAGACACAGTCTTAGCAGAAAGAGAGCTCCTCTTCAGTTCCGGAAGTGACCGCCTCACAGGATCAGTAGCTGAGGCAGTAGTAGTACTCGTACGTTTTGGCAGAGCCTTAGTGGCACCAGTCAGCTTCTCTGTTACTCCTCCGGTGCTGTTTCTCCTGATTGTGACAGGCGTAGAACTTGAGACCCGTAACGAAGAAGACGCGGTTGGCTTTATTAAATTCGAACTGATAACTGCTTTCTTTCTAGTAGTAGCAGCTCTGCTTGAGACCAAAGACGCTGCAGAAACACTCTCTGGACTTCTGCTTCCATCAGCTGCAGCTGCATTGCCCTCTTTGGTTGCCTCTACGGTGGTTTCAATAGCTTCTTCCTCGGCCTTGGATGCTACTTCCTCCATTGTGAAATCAATCGGAACTTATAgcagaaataaaagaaaaatcctGCAAAATCAGAAGAGACGCATGATCATCAAAGGTtgagactttttttttatacagAGACATGACAATAAAGGAgactagtgtttttttttcattacacAAATCAACTTCCGAGTCCACAAGAAATGTCTGCACACAGtggaatcgaacccgggtctatTCAATTAACAGATAGTATCGACTCAAGAACACAAACAACCGAGTTTATGACTTCTTCTAGCTACACTGTCGGTTACTTACTACAACTTTTGGTCATTTTGTGAACAACCAATCAGccaaaaataacaataatttatgtaaatataaaacaaaaaaaaatattgggaAATTTTTTTGAGTGAGAAACAGCAGGAAAGTTCATggtaaatattttcaaaaaagtttatttatttaaacaaaTGAACAGGAGAGGAAGAAAAATAATACTTACGGCACTAAATAACGAAGTAGGCAGTATAATCTCAAAACCCCATTTTTCACCGGTGAATGTTGGAGCTCCGGCGACTATTCCGGCCGTCGGAAACGTTATGAGACAGACTAATTTTTCAGGCGGAGACGGATAAATGTAGATCTGGAGACGAAGCAGATAGAACGTAGCGCTCCTCACTGAGTTGTTTATTTAGTTGGGAGCTTTTTGGAGTGGAATAAAGAGAAAGGTTGAAAGCGATTAAATTTGAGAGAAAGCGTGCCAGAGAGAAAATagttggagagagagagagagagagagagagaagaacagTAACAGTGTAGCAGAAGAGTGTGTTTATGTTTTAACAAGAATCCAAATTGGACACCCTCGTATTTAGCTTCGTTTTCTGTAACTCACCCTATTATTTTGTAAAGTTTTATCCAAGTACCCCTACAATTTTTATTTCGTTTCAAAATTATTAGAAGTGACCCTTTTTACTCTTGTCCCGTAATGAAATTAGTGTTCTGTTGTGTGAAAAAAGATTTTTGTGCTGCATTTCTTTTCACTAATTTACTCGGTGAAAATGTACATgatatattacaaaataagCGAGACGATTGTGGATAATAACTAAACTGCAGGGACTATAAtgaaaagtaaatttaaaaagacatTAGAGAACAACTGGTGAGAGAGAAAAGTTTGAAAATTATACAATTAAAATTTGGCGGAAACCGTAAAAGCGGAGTAAATGGCAAGTGGACGTTTTTCGAAAAACTGATGTGTTTGGGTTCAAAAGGTCAAAGATAACACAAATGTATactattcctttttttttctgttggtATTCTCTTATCCGAAATTATTACTCCTAAATATTCTtcaattaaaattctaaataagCTCCACCCAATAATGTTAATGTCactatcttaaaataaaatatctttcaAAGTGTTCAAAATAATTGCAATCCACTTGTTCAGTAATCAAGTATAaccattaaatataaatataatcctctaccaataattttaaaaggtttgttcatatatttctaaaaaaatcagaCTGTAAATTCGTTGCGAAACGGCTTACCAACCGAGTCAATAGTTTTACAGGTCCGACCAACCAGGTCTTTAATCGTAGTAATGGTCATTTAGTTTCGggcttcagtttttttttctttttggttcggtttagttTGAAAATTATAGTTCGGGTTGGTTCGAATTTAGAAAAATACATATGATAAACGTATTTCCTGATAAGTGTCAGTTAATTAATTTCCGTCAATCGGTCCGATTGCATAAAATGTAGGTTCATCACTTCACATTTGTCTCGTTAATGAGTCATCTACCGTTTGAATATAGTGAGATTCAAGTTCAACTCCAGATTAATAGAGTGCCATTTTCGTTTCGTTCAAAAAACTTCGGTTAATTCGGTTAATATGTTAAAAaggttcggttcagttcggttaATCCGGCATAGAAGATCTCGTCGGTTAATATGTTAAAAAGGTTCGGTTCAATTCGGTTTGGTTCGATTATTTATTAATCATAAACCCGGTCTGGGGATAATATTATCCAGACGAGGGGTACATATAGATCTGAAAACCAAACAACTACTACAAAAACTGATCAGCGAAGAATCTCGTTTTCGAGTCGTCCCGAAGCAAAGGAGATTCCGCGGCAATATCAGACCCCAAATCGGAAACTGAGATCAGGAGCAGAagcagagagacagagagagagagagagagagagagagatcttcaATGGCGGATTCGAACGCAGAGAGGCCGCTTCGTAAAATCTCAACTGCTTTCAAAGAACTAGCAGCCACCGTGAGCTCGCCGAGTCCTGAAGTCTCCGTGGCTCAGTTCTCTCACGCTTGCTCTCTCGTCTCGCCTCTCTTTGGTTGCCTCGGGATCGCCTTCAAGTTCGCCCAGATGGACTATGTCGCCAAGGTAACGCTGAGAAAGACTTAAAAGAAACAATGTATTTGAGTCTGAAGAACTTAGCGAGATGATAGAAATGTTTAATTCATTAGAGTAGTTGTGAGAAATGTTGGAATCTATGTTCTGaattgtacaaaaaaaaaaggattgtaTCATTGTATGTAGTGTGTGTTTGTCTGAAGGCTTTTAgcttcatgaaaatgatgactACAGGTTGAAGATCTTGCGAAGGCGTCGAGTTCGGTATCGACATTAGTTGTAATGATGGAGAGAGATATTGAGGCAAACTGTGTAAGGAAAGCTGGTAGTCATACTAGAAACCTTTTGAGGGTAAAGCGTGGTCTTGACATGGTCAAGGCTCTCTTTGAAGAGATTATAGCTTCCGAGTAAGTGTTTTTATCTTCTTGATTCTCTTTTGTGAAAAGGTTGAATCAAATGTATATCAAGTATGGGCTGATGGTTTCATTAAAGGTTGttgctttagtttttttttctttttatttggtcAAGTTCAATGTGTTTCCGATACTATTTCCACTTTTGCAGAGGTGATAACTCTTTGAAAGATCCAGCATCCAAGTCTTATGATCAAGTGTTTCGTCCACACCATGGATGGGTTATACAGAAAGCTGTTGCTCTTGGGATGTGCGCTCTTCCCACTAGGTCTCAGCTACTTACCATGCTCAATGAGGAAGGTGAGTGCATACTTACTCTATATCAAATCCGGTTTTCAAGATCATCAACTTTGGAAATAGTAATAGAAATCTCTTTTGAGATTGATGTTGGCTTTATGCAGTAGACACATTATGGTTCACTTTAGAGTGGGAATGTGTTAGCTTTCTCTATGCTTAGCCTGGTTTAAGATTTCATTTAGTTTATAGTGATTACTTACACGTCCAATTAATCAATTTTCTTTATAACTCTCTCGTTTGTTTATGAATCTTTACAGAAGCGGAGGCTAAGATACATATGCAAAGCTATGTCAATGCATCAGCTCCAGTAATCGCGTATCTTGATAATCTCTTCCTCTCCAGGCAACTTGGTATCGATTGGTGAACAACCCTGaagatttattattattatcgttCTTTAACAGTGTCACACATCAAATAACCAATATGGTTCTATCAACTCATGTAATGACTTCACAAGGACCAAACCAGAGCTATTTGAAATTAAACCCATTATGAATAAATCTGTGCTATCTCTAGTTTTATTGGTTTGTAGAATTTCAATGTCTCATCTTCTGGCAAGAACACCACTTGCAATGTATTAATGTGATACAAAGAAATGTTCATTAATATGTAATGGTATCATTGGTATGCTCTAAAGAACTCAGTTAATGTCCTGATGACATGACAACAAGTTTGCTAGCTTCTTCTTTAGATCTGTTGCAATCTCAGGATTTGATAGGAACATATCCAGCGATTGAACCACTCCCTTTCTCTCAATCTCTCTGAAAGCTGATGCCACACCTCTCATGATCATATCTCGACAGGCTATGTCATAAGTGTCCACAAGATGAAGCAAAAACTCAAGTAAAGAGTGAGTGATGTGTGGATACTGAGGTATCGACCATAGCATCAATAGCACAGCAGGTTCAACATTCATAATGCTGTCAATTCTTTCGTCAAAGAATAGCCAGTCGTAAAAGAGAGCCAGCTTAACCCTCCCTTCGACGTGATGATTTTGCTTGCACAGGTCTAGAAACCAACCTATAACAGCCCATCTCGGCATGATCTCTGACCGGATGATCTCGTTAGTTGGGTGAACAACACAGCAGATGAACCGGACTATGTCGATCAGAACTGTTTCTTTCTCAGGACCTAAGAGAAACTTCTTCAAGAACCATATCTGATGCCGCTTATGGCTTCCAAGCTTCACATTCCCAAGCAAAAACCTTAACTGGGTTTCCATCTCAGGAGTGATCCGGAGAAGGAAGTATCTACTTGAAGTCTTCAACTGATAAATCTTTGAAACGTCAGAGCACACCAAATCATTCCATATCTCTTTAAACTCGGAGATGTGAACTAGGTCCTGTAATAACCGGACAAGATCCCTTCCAATCTTCAAACTCAAATGCAGCTGCTCTCTAAACATTTTGACACAGAACTTGATCTCTAGCCTCTTCACGTTTTCCAGCTTCGGTATGCCTGTGACCCTACAATGATCCGCTAACAAACGAAGGAAGCTGTAGAGAGCACTAGTCAAGACCAAGGGCGCATCTTCAAGCAAGCAATCCCATTTGTCAAGAAACAAGCTCACCAGTTCAGAGCAAAGCCAAACATTCTGCTCCCCATAATCCCCACTTCCAATGCGTCTCAGCAAAGAAACAAGCAAATCCTCGAGTCCCACACTCGAGGCATCAACCATCTCCTTTGTTAACCAAAGCAGCTGAACTTTAGCTGAGTCAACAAGTTTACCGTACAGTTCAACAACGATTCCAACAAGCAAACTAGTGAAAAACGCATACCCATCCGTGACGACAGCATGTAGGTGCTTGATGTGGGTTTTAGAGGAACCAGAATCGCATAACAGGGCATAAACGATGGCTCTACTGAGCTCAAGAGACTCTTGCGGGTCTGGGATATCCAGGGAGAAGGGTGGCTGCAACTTCGGCTCGAGACTCTCAAAGGCTTGACGCAGTGACAGTTCAAGTTGGTTCTCTACTTCGTGTAAGGACGCAACGAAAGGATTTCCCTTTTCCATTATCCAATTTGGAAGGATTCAGCGGACTCAATGTGGCTAAAGACTTACACAAGAACGCTTAATTAAGCAGACTCCACTAACTCTGAATAGAAAAGGAAGAAACTTTATAACCTTAGAAACAGAACCAAGTCTCTAAATTTCATTCAGGCATTTCGTCATACGACTGATGGGCGAAAGGTAACTAAGTTCACAAAAGCGGCTACAAACGAAAGAGACGGAACCCAAAAGTGCAAAGAACATCAAACTCAAACTCCTATATAGGTGATTGACCAGATACTTATTACAGAACCCAATAAAAAGACTTCGTTACAGGACCAGATGTTTGTATTGGGTCTATTGACTATATAGGACGTTACcagatgtttttttctttctacatatagtgtttttttttttctttatagacGTTAATTAATTCTTTTATATCACATGAGGTGGGTCAAATGTATTGTGGTTAAGTGTGTGATCAACTCATTGGCAAATCAGATCGTTTTCATACGACAAAGCATTCAATCACCCTTTTCATCATTTCTCCGTTCCATTGAACCAAGAACCCCATCTCTAAGAACCCCATTAATCATGGTTTTATAACCGAAAGCAAGATCAcacaaaactaaaccaaacatcacataagagaaagaaagatcaCACGAAACTAAACCAATAAAACACATAAGAGAAACCAAGATAATAAGAAACTAAACCAAACATCACATAATAGAAAACAACATCACTCTCCACATTTAGTCCTGCACGAAAAAAAGTCTCATTTGTTTTGGTTCAATGGAACAGAGAAATGATGAACCGAGGCCTAGGACACGGTGTGTAGTTTCTCATATTGACTTCTACACTTCAGAGCGTCCTTATACACTATTCATAAACATCGTATCGTTTTCCCATACACACTGTTTGGTCATCAACTCAAGAAAGTGAGAAACCATGGAGTGAAAGACGACACGCTTTGTGATAGTAAAAGAGAggcaatattattaatttattaggACAAGTGGCGAACGGAAAAGACAGTCATTGTTTTGTAGGTATTAAGGACGGATAGATGCCTGAATATCTATCTTCTCACTTTGTTTAGCTCCACTGGTTTCGCTTGGTCCCGCCTCTGAACGAAGATTCTGTTCTGTTTAGGTTGGCCATGTTTGTTTGCATGCTGCAGCTATATGCGTCTACGACAGCAACATACTATCATTTATTTAGTCGAAAAAAGTACTATCATTTATACTCATTTCGTTTCCCAAAAGTGAGATTTTAGttttcacatttattaaaaataaaataaatgtctacaatttaatttaccatttatttttcaatatattttctaataattatccaccaataaaatttaatcaattcaaatattcacAATTTAATTTACCATTTactttttaatacattttctaataattatccaccaataaaatttaatcaattcaaatatttacaattaaagtttcttaaaaatatcaaaaataccttaaaatatagaaaatcacAATTTATTGGTTAAGTTGATGTCACACGTCGTAAATTGCAGTTTTAAATCAATAATTAATTACTAGAAAAAGCAAACGATCAATTTATCGCATGTAGTAATCGTAGATAGTAGATCGCTGCAACATGCAAACAAACATAGCCGttttgttataattttaaattaactaAACTAGATGtgtttttttcaacaaaaaaaaaaactaaactagaTGTGGTATTTACGGTTGGACAGAATTTAGACTGGTTTGATACATTTTTTTATCTCATGTTCTTATATTGTATTTAGTCCAATATTCTAAGAATCGATTTAACCGGTGTCTGACGATATGTCTAAACAATAAATCGGtattaattaaatcaaacagCATCGAAGTAAATTATGAGTAATTTAATTATACAGTCAGattgtttataatttataaacaagTGACGATTTTgtttctaatatatatttttcattttatcaaagaaaatttataactaaacacaaacaataaaaatatgtaataaataaatagatagataattaattaatgcaCAAACTCTATTTGTGTTTCAAATAGTCCTGTCCCTCTAATCGCTAAACTTTTACTACACGTTTATTAATTGCCTCTAGTAATTTGTTAAACATTGGTTTTCTCTATTGTTAAGATCATATTTATCAGTAAAAAAAGTTATTCTAAAACAACTACCAAATATCAAaatgaagaaataaaaaatggaaatacgtTGAAATGGAAAAGAACTACTGTTGTTAAGACgaacaagcaaaaaaaaaaagggttcaAACGTCAAACATAAAGTCAAGCTACGAAAATCAGTCGACCAACcagattaaaacaaaaaattaaggGGTTATCAACCGCTGGACTGGCTTAACTTTGACCCTTagtttagttatttgattaggtGGAAGGTTGGACCACAATGATTATGAATTAGGTAAAGAACCTTTAGTGATTATGAAGTCGCTCATGGGTTAACCATATATCTGTCAATTAAACTTATTCATAACACATGCATGTTAATACACCCCTATCATTATCTTTTCtgaaagtttataaaataaCTGTATATAAGTCAACAATTTAActtatttaacaaaatatattaagcaCCATACTTGAATCAAGCAATACAAAATAGTAAactaatcaaattatattagATGGATTGATCCCAACTCAAACATACAATCCGTGTTGGATTGAGTTGACTCTAACCCATTTAAACagtatatttattatttgtatGCCACATTTTGCATGCAAAAACAAGATTTGTCAGTTgacaaagaaaattaataatttgtcAAATGTTTATCTTTTCATTAGGAGTATTTCGAACTTATTTTtctgaaaactattttttaaaaaataaactctCTAGTGTAAtcctattaaaaaaaagagtttctCTCCTTTTCAGAAattcttatctttttttaaaaaaggaaaaatatagaAGTGGTTGGAAATAGtctataacaaattttgtttatatatacacatgcaTACAGGTTGTTGTATAATACTATCAAAAATGTAACAGACATAAGACAAGAATCAGAGGGGTGTTTTCGTAAATTTAACAAAGGGAGCGAGCTGGTAAAGTGCTCAGCCTTCTCGAGTCTCCCGCTCCGCTCAGCTCGTAGCCCTCTTTCTCCTTTCGCTATGCGTTTTCTTCGGAAACCCTAAAACTGCGAAAGAAGAGACTCCCCGTTGAAATTGAAGCTGTAACATCTCTCCCGAGAGGAACTTTATTTACTTTATCCGTAGAACTTCACAGCTAGGTAAGTTGCTTATCCCTTAACAGTGATGTTTTTGTTCCTTGTTGGATTTGTAATCTCAATTCAGTTGCTGGGTTCGCTTTATCAAGTAGAAAGttccgtttttttatatttggaaTCATTCATTCagttgctgttttttttttgtggaactGATGTCTCGATTAAGAAAGTTGGAAGCTTTAGGCGTTTTTGATTTGATTGTTTCTTATGGGAAACGTACTAATGGAAACTGTTGTTTGCTTCCCTTAGGAGTAATATTATATCCTTAATGGAGGTGGACGAGTTTGTCATGGTTGAGGATGGTAGTTCTGAGTCTCGTGACGACGGATTATCAGCCGAGGTTAATGGTGTTGTGAAAGAGAATGAGAATGTGAATGTGAATGTTGCTTTTCTTGATGATTTTGAGTCTTACTGGGATGATGTCAATATTGGGCTGATGATCTCACGAGTTGTGAACGACACGATTTTAAGGGCAACTGTTGCTGCTGTCGAGGCTGAAGCTGCTCAGAAGATTGCTGAGAAAGACCTTGAGCTGTCAAGAGTTAGGGAGACGCTGTCTCTGTACCATGTGGGTTCCGAAGAGATTGAAGCTTCCAGTGATAAGGCGTCTTTGGAACTTACAGATGGGTCTTTGAACAGTCTTAAAAATGTAGCGAGAAAACAGTTGGTGATGCTCGTTGAAGAGCTCACCAGTTTGAGAAAGTATGTTCACGTCAATAAAGCAGGCGCCACCGTGGATGATGATACGTCAGGTGCGCATGAGATCGGGTCCAAAACCGTGGATAAAATGCTTGATTCCTTGAAGAGCATACTAGAGACTGTGTTGAAGCGTAAGAATGAGACAGAGCTTCCCCCCTCGTGGCAGCAGGAGCATGATTTTCAAAAAGTAATCGAGTCTGCAGTGGTGACTACTTTTGTTCGGAGTCTCAAGGATGAGTATCAACAAAGGTTGTTGGAGAAAGAAGCGGAGTGTGGTGGTAACAAGAGTTCGTTACTTGGGAATATTAAAGAGATCACTGGTCTGCGCCAGGAGTTAGAGGCGATTCGTAAAGCGCTTTCTGATCATGAAAACGGAGACATAGAGGCAGGGGAGGTCGGGGACAGGAAAAGAGTAGAGCAGTTGCACCGCAAGATGTCGGCAAGCCTTAGTTCAGCTTTGGACACAAATGGTAAGCATGATGTTGGCTCAGTCCCCGAGAACTTTGACACTTTGAAGCACTTGACACCGATTGAGTTGATCAATCACTTTAACACCGAGATGAATCAAATGAAAAGGGACCATGATTATGAGATACAGGAGATGACTGAGCAATGCTTTACCTTTAAGCGAAAGTACTTGAACTTGAAGGAAAGgggttctttttcttttgttgggaAGGGCAAGGAGCTAGATGCGTTGAAAAAGAAGATCCCATCTGTCATCTCGAAATTGGACAAGATTTTGGTGGAAGATGAGAAGTTGGTGTCTGAAGGAAAGAACAATGCTGAGTTTAAGAGCCGATTGGATTCTCTTCTGCTGGAAAATCACCAACTGAAGGATTCACTCTCAGAGGCTGCTGAGAAGATGTCACAGTTTTCTCAAGCTGAAGCAGATCATCAGAAGTTGATTCGAAGGCTAGAACTAGATGCTGATGATTCTCATGTTGAAGCCTCTATCGCTGAAGATGTTCGTAGGTGTTTCATGAAGGAGTTTCTGGGTCAGATTAGAAGTGCAAAACAGGAAACGGATTTGGAACATAGTAAGATGAGAGAAGCTTATGAGTTGATATTGAAAGATCTTGAGAGTAAAGCTGACCGTGAAAGCAAGGATGGCTTTGTAGACTCTTGTCTCGAGTCTTTGATAACGGAAGAGTGTAGTGCTGTAATATACAAAGAAGCCTTGAAGGAAGCTGATAAGAAAACTGTAGAGTTGAACCTGCGTGTAACAGAGAATGAAGAAGCTTTGAAATTAGCGATGGTTGACAAGAAAAGACTGAACGAGGAGATTCATCGGCTGGAATGTCTCGTCAAGGAGAAAGAGGGTTTAGTCCAAACAGCTGTGAGTGACTTGGCTGCAGAGAGAAAGAAACTTGAGGTAGTCTCTCGACAGATTAAAGATCTGCAATCTCATACAGAAGAGCAACAAATGAAGATTCAGGAGACAAGCGAAGCATTAAGAGTTATGTCGGCACGTGAGCTAGAAAAGATAGCAGGCTATGAGAAGAAGATCTCCGGATTGAGAAGAGAGCTAGATTTAATAAGAGAGAATTGGGAGGAAACCAAAGACGAGAAAAGGAAAACTGAGGAGAAGCTATCAGCGACAAAAGCAGAGAAAGAGTCACTTAGAAAGCAGCTTCTGTCTCTCGACTTAGTTCCTCAAAAATTCATGGAAGGTTTCAACATTCTAGAGGGCTTGGTAGCAGAAAAGACGCAGAAAACGAATTCAAGGTACTCTCATCTCTCATTGCTTTCGGTTTTTGAGACATGTATATGCAAGTACTTTATCCCATGGATGGTAACTTTTGTGATTTGGCTCTTAGGTTGAAAAACATGCACAGTCAACTGTGTGATCTTTCACATCAAATAAATGAACTCAAGGGGAAAGCATCGATGTACAAGCAACGATTTGAGAAAAAGTCAAGTGACCTCCAAAAGGCCGAGGCTGAGGTAAGTCTTGATTGCGTCCATATCAGTAATTAACATCTACAATTTGTAGCTCAAAACCTCCATATTCTTAAAGTAGGAGAAGAGACCATTGATGTGTATATGGTTGTTGAATCGCAGGTTGATCTTCTTGGAGATGAGGTTGAAACACTCTTGGATCTTCTTGAGAAAATTTATATAGCTCTAGATCATTACTCTCCAGTTCTAAAGCATTACCCTGGCGTAAGCgcactctctccctctctctacACATACTTTCTCCTTTGTCCATTTAAGATTGGTTTTTATGATCAGAGTACATATTTACTATACGGAATGACTTTGCAGATCATTGAGATTTTGAAGCTTGTCCGGAGAGAGCTTAGCGGAGAAGCAAAGAGACCACCAGCAGATTGATGCTGCACAACCTCTTTCCACACTAGTTTATTTATCTTCTTTTGGTGTACAGATCTGTCAGGCTTATGTAATGCTGTTGATGTTTAGTTTCTacgagtctttttttttttgttaagtagATACGGTTATTAGTTATGTACTTGTCATCAACTGCAGAATGTGATGTTGGACCACTGGATACTTTTAATCTAAGTATACAATTGGATGATACACGTACAACAAGAAAATCTGTTGGTATAGAAAACAAATCTCTAGTCTTAAAACAGTACCTACCAAAGGTTCTGGTCGGTAACTCTTCTTGACACAACTAAGAAACACAGTTTGCGGCTGCAGACATGTTGGCAAAATGAAGCCATGACTTGTGGAGCCGACGTGTCGATCTAATAAGCATCACATCACCGCTCCAAAAAGCTTGCAGTGTTTACTATTTAAAACATCAACACTTCAGTAGCGTTCTTCACTCTTTGTCATAGACACAGCAGAGCAAAGCTCAGATCCAACAATGAAGGATACCACCAAGGTTctttatttcttcattgtttctcTCATTTTACATGTTCGTATTGGTGCCATTTTCGTGTTGTTCAAGCAAAAACTTAGTTTATAAGTAAGAATGTAAGATAGTGATGTTCTTGATAACTACTGCAGAGCTCAACTTACAGTCCCGAGGAAATACTTATGCATGCAGTCAAGGTATAGATAGATACATGAATGATGATTTTGGAACATTTTGTTTGGTAATAACTTATAGTAACTCTCTTCTTTACACAGAAGCGAAAAGCAGCAAGTGGAGATCTCAGGAAAGCTGTGGAAGTGCTCCAGGTACCAcatctcttcatcttctttggtcTATCCATGCTCTTTGACTTGATGAAAGTCTCCACTTGTATATAGAACCAGGAAGAAGTAGATCACTTacgtgatgaagaagaaaaagaaacacctcttgatgatgaaaatgatgatgatgatgatgaggaggaagataaaaaatattgtagacGTGGGTTTGGTCATGGATACCATCTAGTAAAAGGCCAAATGGGTCATGGCATGGAAGATTACATCGTGGCCGATACAAAAACAGTCGAAGGCCACAAGCTTGGGTTATACGCCATATTCGATGGACACTCGGGCCGTAATGTTGCAGATTACTTGCAGAACCATCTTTTTTATAACATCTTGAGTCAGGTTTCATTAACAAAAAGCCAAAACTATTCAATTAATATTCTCACTGAACTTTATAAGACTGACtatgtttatgtttttcttttttaagcCGGATTTTTGGAAAAAACCTAAGAAGGCAATCAAGAGAGCGTATAAACTCACGGACGACTACATTCTGAGTAGTGTGGTTGGTTCACGAGGTGGCTCCACGGCCGTGACGGCTATAGTCGTTGACGGGAAGAAACTTGTGGTTGCAAACGTTGGAGATTCAAGAGCAATCTTGTGTCGTGAGAGTGATGTTGTCAAACAACTTACGGTTGATCATGAAcctgagaaagagagagagcttgtAGAGAGGAAAGGTGGCTTCGTCTCCACAAAGCCAGGTCCTTCTTACTCTTATCTTTGGTTATGTATTGATATACCATCTATACATCTAGTATACCACGTAGCTATGTTATTATGATTAGGTAATGTTCCAAGAGTCGATGGACAACTAGCGATGACACGTGCGTTTGGAGATGGACGTCTTAAAGAACATATTAGTGTGAGGCCGGACATAGAGATTGTTGAGATCCATGGTGACACAAAGTTCTTGATCTTGGCAAGCGATGGACTTTGGAAGGTTAACATAACATAAGTAGACTGTCTTATTAGTTGATCAAAATGCTGATTGGTTTCTTTTTGCAGGTGATGTCGAATGAAGAGGCATGGGATGAGATCAAAGAGGTTAGGAACGCAGAGAAAG of the Brassica rapa cultivar Chiifu-401-42 chromosome A03, CAAS_Brap_v3.01, whole genome shotgun sequence genome contains:
- the LOC103857547 gene encoding probable protein phosphatase 2C 28 — encoded protein: MKDTTKSSTYSPEEILMHAVKKRKAASGDLRKAVEVLQNQEEVDHLRDEEEKETPLDDENDDDDDEEEDKKYCRRGFGHGYHLVKGQMGHGMEDYIVADTKTVEGHKLGLYAIFDGHSGRNVADYLQNHLFYNILSQPDFWKKPKKAIKRAYKLTDDYILSSVVGSRGGSTAVTAIVVDGKKLVVANVGDSRAILCRESDVVKQLTVDHEPEKERELVERKGGFVSTKPGNVPRVDGQLAMTRAFGDGRLKEHISVRPDIEIVEIHGDTKFLILASDGLWKVMSNEEAWDEIKEVRNAEKAAKALVDEALARGSKDDISCVVVCFN